The DNA sequence GAGCAGCGCCCCCGCGCCCCGCCGTGACGCCCCGTCTCCGCGGTTACGCCTGCCCTAACGCTGGCGCGGAGCGCGGCGGCGTGCCCGGTCGCGCCGCGGGCTGCGTATACCTGCCAGGGCGCGGCCGGGGGGGCGTGGCCCCGCGCGCCTCGGCCCCGGCGGGACCGGGCCTGTCGGGCCCCGGGTGCGTGCCACGCGAGTCGCTGCCTGTCGTTCGGCAGAGCGCCGCACAGCCGTCCGCGGgacgccctcccccccccggcgagTCCCGTTGCGCTACCGTCGGAGGTGGACgttccaggggtcagaaagtaaaagtcctgccgtgtgtttcatCCACCCCTGagccagctgatttagctctgcctcctggctgaagaatggtgctcatgagcaaatccaggtgactggaacaaaatcctgggatgaacttttactttctgaacctggattgtccacctctggtTACCGTACGGGCTCGTTGTGGGGAACCGAAGGAGTGATTGatcaattgattgattgattgattgcctGACTAACGGCCACTGGGGGCTCCTTTCACGGAAGTGTGACACGGGAGCGAATATATGTGGTGTGTGAcgatttctccctctctgtggagCATTTTGCGAAGAAATCGCCATTTTGACAAAGCACTGCAGAGTTTGCATGAATCCTCTGCCAGGCGGTAGACGCAGTCACCATAGACGCTTTCATAAGATGCGTTTCAACAAAATCTGTGATCTGAGATATCGTTTTCATGAAACGAGCcccagggggaggaggagtgtgGCACTGCATGGAGTGTATCAGCTCGCTtcactctatacacacacacacacacacacacatacctacacacacacacacacacacatgcacacacacatacctacacacacacacacacacgcacacacacacacacacgcacacacacacgcacacacgcacacacgcacgcacacacacacacacacacacacacacacatacacgcacacatgcacacacacacatacctacacacacacacacacacacacgcacacacgcacacacgcacgcacacacacacacacaccacacacgcacgcacacacacacacacacacacacacacacacacacacatacacgcacacatgcacacacacacatacctacacacacacacacacgcacacacacacgcacacgcacacacacacacacacacacacgcatgcacacacacacacacacacacatacctacacacacacacacacacacacacacgcacacgcacacacacacacacacgcatgcacacacacacacacatacctacacacacacacacacacgcatgcacacacacacacacacacacatacctacacacacacacacacacgcatgcacacacacacacacacacacaacctacacacacacacacaccacacacacacacacacacacacacacaccaacacacacacacacacacacacacctacacacacatacacacacacacacacgcatgcacacacacacgcactcacacacacacgcacagacacgcacacacgcacagacacaaacagacacaagcacacactcacgcacacacacacagacacacacacacacacacgacacgcgcatgcacacacacacacacacagacacacgcatgcacacacacacacacacacacacacacacgcacaagtgaGTCGTGTGTCATTGAGGACGGCACGCTGCTCCTGAGGCGCATGTTGTGAGGTGGAGATGTGAGACACACGTAATGATGACTGATGAAGCCTGCGGTGGCCCAGGACTTGCCTGACCCAggctggagtggacaggaaTGGAATGATTTCTAATGGAACAGAATGGAATTAATTTATTGGAATTAACCTGACCGGAATGAAGAGTGAAATGGACTGAATTAAACATCGAACAAAATATAATGGCATGGATTGGATTGGAATGTTTTTggatggaatgtaatgtaatgcatccgGCTGGATTTGGATGGAATGTATTGGAATGGATTGGAATGTATTGGGCTGGATTTGGGATGGGACTGCGACCGAGCTGAAAGCATGGTGCCTGAGGTCCAGCTCCCCACAGACTGGAGGCCATATTGGGGGGATCCTCATGggctgcccccccgcccccctccgcagCTGAAGGCGGTGATCCGGCGCTCTAAGGAGTCGGACTACGTGCACCCCATGTACCGGGAGCGGGAGGCCCGGCGCCGGCGCAAGCTGGGCCCGCTCATCTTCCACAAGAGCAGCTCGCAGGACCGGCTGATCCAGGAGCTGCAGGGCCGGCTGGGCATCGGCCCCGTGGAGCGCCCGCGCAAGCCGCCCGACGACTGGATGACCGAGGGCGTCATCGCCATGTCCAACCCCCAGCGGTCCCGAGagggccccggccccgcccccgcccccgcccccgctcctgCACCTGCTCgtgcccctgctcctgctcctgcccctccccctgcccctgctcctgctcctgcccctccccctgctcctgctcctgctcctgctcctgcccctgcccctgctcctgctcctgctcctgcccctccccctgctcctgcccctgcccctgaaCCTGctcctgaacctgaacctgctCCCACTCCGACTCCGGAACCTGAGCCTGCTCCTGCTGTTCCAACACCTgccccgacccctgaccccacacCTGTTccacctgctcctgcccctgctccaCAGCCCCTGACGGTGGATAAGGTATGGAGGCGTGTTGGGTTACCGCATAGAGCCCAACGCCTTCATTACACGATTGATATATTAGTGCTCTTAGGAACATACAGTAAGTGTATCAAAGAACACCACAATTCAGTTTTCCTCTCATTTTCTACCCCTttcttgtctttctttctttctttctgttctcttgCTTACTTTACCTCCTgctctctctaccctctctctcgccccttcTGTgtctccctttttctttctctctctctctgtctgttcagATGGTTCCACCAGACTCCCCTGGCCCAGTGAAGAAAGTTCTTCCTGCACCCCAGCCCTCCCCGGCTCCCCAGCGCCCCCCTCCTGTGGAGAAGCCCAAAAAGCCGCCCCCAGTCAGAGAGTCCCCGCCCCCTTGGCCCcttcccccgccctccccttcctcttctcctttgGAGCCCCCTCCACAGCCCCAGAAACCACCCCAGCAGTTTTACAAGCTGGATTACCAACCCCCTCGCCCCCAAAAGCAGCCCGTGTTCCGCCCTCCTCCTGTCCAGCCTGTGCCACGCCCTCCCCAATACTATACGCCCCCGCCCATGCCACACCCACCCCAATATCAGATGGCCCCGCCCATGCCACACCCACCCCAATATCAGATGGCCCTGCCCATGCCACACCCACCCCAATATCAGATGGCCCCGCCCATGCCACATCCACCCCAATATCAGATGGCCCCGCCCATGCCACGCCCTCCCCTGTACCAGATGGTACACCCGCCTCTCCCCAAGATGAGTGTGGGATGCCAGACAGATTATGACCCCCTCTTCCCTCCGTTGAAGGCACGGAccatctgtccgtccgtctgtctgtctgtccccgtCTTTCCGCCTTGTTTCTGTCTGCCCTGCTGAAGCTGGTTGCCCTAAGGGAGGGCAGGGTAGGGACATATTGTGGCTATGTGTAGTGCTCTGTGAAGGTGTTATGAAGCGAGCTATGTATGCTCTATGGAGGAGTTATGAAGTAGCAGCCTGCTTATGAAGGTGCTATGTATGCTCTATGGAGGAGTTATGAAGTAGCAGCCTGCTTATGAAGGTGCTATGTATACTTTATGAAGGTATTATGAAGAGGTAACTCATGCTCATGGAGCTATTTTGTGTACTCTATGGAGGAGAGCATCCTGCTTATGAAGGCATTTTATAAACTCAGGCAGATTTGTTAAGTGGTAGCAGGCTGCTTATGAAGGTGCTTTGTATGCTGTATGGAGGCGTTATGAAGTGGTAAGAGACTGCTTATGAAGGTGCTTTGTATGCTGTATGGAGATAGCATTAGGTGAGCCTGTGGCGTAGTGGAAGGGTGTGGTTCAGAGGTGCATAATCCTGACAGTAGGGatctgcggggggagggggggggggtttggtctCGCTGTGTTTATATCTGCCATGAGAAACACATTCCTATGAGCTGACGGGGGAAGTGAGGCAGAGCCTGCTGCTGCAAACATGCCCTGacagggggtgtggcctggggtgcggggagcggggtgggggtgtggcctgggTGAGGAAGGGACTTTGGTTTAATGATGTTATGCCAATTCCAAATGCCAGCTGCTGAAGTATTTTCCCCAAAGAGAACAATACCATAGAAAAGGATCAGAAATGTGTGCAGTGCTTTAATGTCTGAGTGCGCATGCATTCGTTAGAAAACAAATACGTCCAAAGGGATGGGTCTCTGTGCagaatgttgtgttgtgtgtatttgtgttgcgTGATTAATGTGGCTGCCTGAATgccctctgacctttgacctgtgacctgtgacctggCTCTGCTCTCTCAGATCATGTCCCAGGGAAAGGTGTCATCGCCCCCGGGGACCAGTCAGGGGAACAAGCTGGACAACATGCTGGGAAGCCTGCAGTCCGACCTCAACCGGCTGGGTGTGCAGACCGTGGCCAAGGGCGTGTGTGGGGCCTGCCGCAAGCCCATCGTAGGACAGGTGAGGGGACCCTGACGCCACCCTCTCCACCTGCCCCCAAACTGCCCCTTGCTTTCGCCTGCCCTGAAAATGACTACCCCTCGCCTACAACTGCCCGAAACTAACTGCCTCTCTCCTCTACCTGCCCCCATACTAACTacccctcacctccacctgtcccCAAATGAACTacccctcacctccacctgtcccCAAACTACCCCTCGCCTCCGCCTACCCCTAATCTAACaacccctctcctccacctgcccccAAACTAAGTGCCCCTCACTTCCACCTGCCCTGGCCCTTGAGTGTGGTAAATATATGAACTGTAAACAGATATTTTTCCCTTATTGAAAGCTgtacaatcccccccccccgcgcaggtCGTGACAGCGATGGGGCGCACCTGGCACCCGGAGCattttgtgtgcacacactgccAGGAGGAGATCGGCTCTCGCAATTTCTTTGAGCGCGACGGGCAGCCATACTGTGAGAAGGACTACCACAACTTGTACTCCCCACGCTGCCACTACTGCAATGGGCCTATACTGGACGTGAGtatgcacacgcatgcgtgcgcacacacgcacacacacacacacacacacagacacgcacacacacacacacatacacagacacgcacacacatacacacatacacagacacgcacacacacagacacgcacacgcacacacacacacacagagacatgcacacacacacacagacacgcacacacacacacacacacacacacacagagacatgcacacgcacacacacacacacacacacacagacacgcacacacacacacacacacagacacacacacacgcacacactcacacacacacacacacagacatgcacacgcacacagtctcAAGCAAAACTGTAACTGCTGGGAGGCCCCTCCGTGTTCAGTGGAAGTGGGCGGGACTAGACTTTCAGCTGAGGAATCAACACAGCCTCTGTTGGACTACTGCTACCCCCCGCTGCTCAGTCCCATGAATTACACCCTCAAAGACAGACCAGCATTCCTCTCATTACTCCTGAGTGTATCAGTGTCTGCGTGTGAGCTTGTGctgagggtcagaggtcactgacCATCCGTccgtctgactgtctgtctgcagaAAGTGGTGACAGCTCTGGACAAGACTTGGCACCCGGACCACTTCTTCTGCGCACAGTGTGGGGCGTTCTTCGGCCCGGAGGgtgagtttctctctctcttcccaaaATCTCCTTCCTGAAAAGTGGTCTCCATTGTGCCAGGTTCTCTATTGCCTAGTCAGGTTCTTAGAACAAAAGGTATTCATACACAGGATGTTCAAATTAATAATTACACACAATTCACCGATCTCCGTCGTGTTTTTCCCCTGATGGTACTTCATAAACAGCAGAGACAAACAGGGATTTAAACAGTGCTCTTGATCATCCACAGTTGTGTTATTCGGATTGTTTGCCCTGAGCCTGCCTGGTACAGCCGTCTTTCCCTCAAATACCAGCTGTCTAGCTCTTCCCCATGTTACACATCAAATATATGCACTATCATAGGAAGTACtggtaactgccaaaataaaggaaacgcCAAACATCGTATGCCTTTGTGTGAAGTCTTCAACAGTCTGTTCTTGGTGAAACCACCTGCTCATGCTCTAAATTGATATTTGCAGTCAGCGGGTTCAAATTCGTTCACCAGCTTTGTCTTGCTTCTTGAACCAATATCACGGTTGAGGAATGTGGGCTTTGAACCACAGCAGCCCCTAGACGACGATGCCTTTCCCTCAGACTTCCACGCCAGCCTCTCCTTCAACAGTATTCCTTGTGAAACCGCAGGCTTAGTCACTGAAGCTCCAGCCAAACATGCCCCAACAACCACCCCCTTTCACAGTCCCTGAGATCTGTTCTTCTAGGCATGGTAGCCAAAATAATGGGCACCTGGGCATGCCCAGTATTTCTATACACAAccaaaagcatgctgggatataaaATTATTGGTTAACTCAGGAACTACACCTTTGTGCAAGCGCCtgctttcaatttattttgtattcctTGTTTACAGgagtgtttcctttattttgccGGTTACCTGAAGACTCAATGCGATGtgagtgctgtgctctgtgctgccctCTGCAGGTTTCCATGAGAAGGACGGCAAGGCGTACTGCCGGAAGGATTACTTTGACATGTTTGCGCCCAAATGTGGCGGCTGTGTCCGTGCCATCCTGGAGAACTACATCTCCGCCCTCAACTCACTCTGGCACCCCGAGTGCTTCGTCTGcagggtgagagtgtgtgtgagtgtgtgagtgtgagtgtgtgtgtgtgagtgtgtgtgtgtgtgtgagtgtgagtgtgagtgtgtgtctgtgtgagtgtgtgtgtgtggtagtgtgtgtgtgtgtgtgtgtgtgtgtgtgtgagtgtgagtgtgagtgtgtgtgtgtgtgagtgtgtgtgtgtggtagtgtgtgtgtgtgtgagtgtgtgtgtgtgtgagtgtgtgagtgtgagtgtgagtgtgtgtatgcgtgtgtatacatgtaGACACAGGCTTTCAGGACACAGTTGTGTAGACTTtatctcacctctctctctctcctccctctctctctccctctcccccctctctctttctctccctccccctctctctttctctctccctctctctttctctccctccccccctctctctatctcttctttctctctccccctctctctctctttccctctctgtctccccctcccctctctcttctctctcctccccctctctctctatctcttcttctctcttccccctctccctctctgtctccccccctccctctctctctcgctctctcgcccTGCGCAGGAGTGCTTCACCCCCTTTGTGAACGGCAGCTTCTTCGAGCACGACGGGCAGCCCTACTGCGAGGTGCACTACCACGAGCGCCGCGGCTCGCTCTGCTCCGGCTGCCAGAAGCCCATCACCGGCCGCTGCATCACCGCCATGGCCAAGAAGTTCCACCCCGAGCACTTCGTCTGCGCCTTCTGCCTCAAGCAGCTCAACAAGGGCACCTTCAAGGAGCAGAACGACAAGCCCTACTGCCAGAGCTGCTTCGTCAAGCTCTTCAgctagggagagagagagagagagagagagagagagagagagagtgtgtgtgtgtgtgtgtgtataagtgtgagtatgtgtgagtgtgtgtgtgtgtgcgcgtgtatgcgtgtgtgtgtcagtgtgtgagagtgtgagagtgtgtcagtgtgtgtgactgtgtgtgtgcatgtgtgagtgtgtgagtgtgactgtgaatgcgcgtgtgtgtgtgtgtgtgggtttcagCATGCATCCACTCTGTttctatgtgtgagtgtgtgtgcaggtgtaagtgtgtgagtgtgtgtgtcagtgagagagtgtgtcagtgtgtgtctgtgtgactgtgtgagtgtgggcctgcccgcatgtatgtgtgtacatctgtgtgagatagattgtgtgtgtttgcatgtctctACCGAGATGGGTCGATTTTAACTAAATCACAggttgagttttttgtttttttgtgaatgaggatTCCACAGCACCCTCTGCTGGTTGCCTGGTGTTGGGCAGGAATCTGTGGGGTCGCTGCATTTCAGGGCAGGCTTGTCAAAGCAGGATTCTTAAAGAAAGCTTGGAGacagcatgtttaaaaaaaaaatattcatttagtTTAGCCTTTGGCAGTGGGAAGGGGGAAATGTGTGTCTTATTTTATGTTGACAGGAGTATGCGCATTGGCTGTTtgtggggtatgtgtgtgtctttgtgtgaacAGCTcacctctgtctgtgctgtctttAACCTAGCCTCCCCCACGATGCAACACTGACGGCCCTTGTTGTGGCTATTTAAGGATAAGCGTTAAGGTGTGGTGTTGTTGTTTGAGAAGAAGTGTTAAGGCATGGCGTTACTGTTAGAAAAGAAGTGTTAAAGCGTGGTGTTGTTTGAGGAGAAGTGTTAGGGCTTGGTGTAGCTGTTTGCAGAGAAGTGTTAAGGTGCAGTGTTGTTGTTAGAAACGTGTACAGGTGTGCTGTTGCTGTTAGAGGAGAAGTGCTGAGGCACGGTGTGGCTGTTAGCGGAGAAGTGTTAAGGCGTGTTAGGGGTGAGACGCTGTCCCGCGGGAGGTTGCAATGTTGAATTTGGGTGGAGCTGAGTCCATGCGTGGGTCAGTAATGTTGTTGCTGCATCTGTGAAGCAGGCTGCACAGGCCCTAGTGTGAACTTttatacacagacacgcatacagacaTGCGCATGCACGTTCatatgcgcgcgcacacgcatacatgcacatgcatacaagaATGCTCTTCTATACCAACTATACCACTATTTTTTACACCTTAGTCTCTTCCTCTTATGGAAGATTCAGACTCgaacctctctctgtctctctgtctgattCACACGAATGCCATAAGGGTACGTTTTACGATTTTACGGCTTGGTATGATCAATATATCAGGGTAATATTTTGCTAATATAAATAGAGCTTTTCCTATGGAAATTATGGACATTTTCATGTTCAAGGAATtcgtagatttaaaaaaaactagtttTTCCTCATCCTGTCACTTTTACACTctggtattttaaaaattcttatATCTAGTGTAGTTTatatatgacacacacacacagacacacacgcatgcacgcacactcagtTAGCACACCTCACATTGAGCTATTCCCTATAAAGAACCAGAGCCCCACACTGAGCCTCAGAGTGTGGCGTGGGTGTGACATTAGGGTGGGTGTGGCTCGGTAGGTGAATTAGGGCCATGTCTAAAACAGCTTTCTAACTACAAGTATTGTACTGATGTACCGTCTACTGAACATACTGTTCATTGCATATTTTTACTACACGAAGGGAAGTATGGTAAGCATATCCTCCATACTATTTTCCAGCGGTACTGTGGAAGTGTTCTCCCTTGTAGTAAAAAGGCcccacctcttcctctctgatttatgggacaccccccccccccccccgaacactCTGTGGATCTCCCACACAGTTTTGTGGGTTTTCCTAAAAGTAAGTAACGTTAGTAAAAAGTACTTCCTGAAAAGTGTGCTCTTGAATATATTTGGTGAAACCCCGAAAAAAAAGTATATCATCTTGGGATTTTAAGTACATGACATTCAGAGAAAATTTCACCTACTTAACAACCatctcatccagtgtactccGCAGTAGGTGAGGAAGCTGTTTCAGACATGGcctgattttttgtttttttgtttgttttgtttttattttttgggggaaagtGTTTTGGAAACACCTTTTGTTGATAGCTTTCCTTTCTTTTGGTTTCAACAGCAACCGGAACAGTTTTGCGTGACtatgaatgcagttttttttttctgaaaaccttACAGAAGATAGTTTTGCTTGGTGATTATGTTGTGTAtgcttaaaaataacttttgaacATTTAGCATAGAAACACTCCATTAAAGATTTCTCTCAATTAACTAATGCGACCTGGGACTGTTGCCACGGAgatgtctgtgacatcactgaaaaGTATTTAACTGTCCCCCATCTCCGAGGCAACAGATTAAAAGCTGGAGCTTTCtcaaaactgctgttttttttaaccaagatgtgcatttttattttagtattttaattttttaatgtttgctgTATTAGTTGCCttcattcacaaatatgtaactTGTTTTGATGATCTTAAATATTGAATTGAAGCTTTTTTATGGAGACTGTACTTGTTCAAATActtcatacattttataaagGTAGCTAAGTGCTGAcaagatttttcattttgacttgCAAATTTTTCTAAAATCATTAAGTAGGACATACAGGTTGCGGTTTTAATATCAGAACAAATGCCTTGTGCATCATGGTGAGACAAACACCCATGATTCTCAAACTTACACCAACACTTGCAGTAAAATCAgacatgcatccacacacatgcaagctaACACAAATATGTATGCAACGTACACATatgttcatgcacacacacacacacacacacacacacacgcatgctcacaagaccactgcagaaaagcagctctaagaaatctattttaataagaaaacaaCTGAgcctccattttaaatgtttttaattaatgtgtttattgCTTAAAGTGACCTTTTAGGAAGGTTTTTGCTGCATATCCGAATCATTCAAAGTGATCGTATCAAATCGTTTGCTTCAGTTTGAGGCGGATTGTTATGatgatgcaattaaaaaaaacttttggcaAGTTTGAGCCTGTAAATATgctattaattttgttttaatttcattaattttaaaaagcaagatcAGTgcttgtgccaaatttgaatgTGATGTcttgttctgtgtgcagttgGACTGTCCTCTTCCTGCTGAAAGCAGAGTGGTGTTaccattatgatgtcataagaGGGCAGGCTGATGCTCTGGGTTTTCATTGGTTCTTTCTGCATCCACTGGAAGTGTATGTAGAtgtgtgggggttggtgggtAGGGGGAGAGTTACTCCACTCCTGTGTGAATCAGGTGAAGCTCCACGTGTGAACGTAGGCCATGACAGCAGGGTGTGTTTACAGTTTGGCTAGGTAGTACAGGTGTGCTACTCTTGTGAATGAGTGCTAAACAGAAAGAACACACAGCCCTCAATTTCTGCactctcctgcagtactgtgatGTGCTTGGGCATTTCTGGGACTTCTACTGTTTTTACTCCCATCCAGTGCCTTGGTTCACTCTCTGGGCCTTCAAGGTCTGTAGCTGATgcctgtttccatggagaccagGTTTGCGtctaacacattttttttttatttaaccaaaaGGGACTGCAGAGGACTGCTCTATTCTTTcactcatttcttttttctgcttttctttttttgcataatgACATTATCTGGGTCATAATCATCCACTGAACTGGTGAAGCAGACCTTTTTTTGTGAATCCTGAATGCTGAGGTGTTTAATTTCACGTGATCATGCTAATAAATTCAATTCTTGTAATCTTTCAGTGTGTTCTGCTTATTTATGCCGTTTCATTTGTAGTTTTTTAGCCTTGTTTGGTTTATTAAAAAGGTTGCTTGGCCTTTACAATGAGCTGTGAAAATTGTGATATTCTCTTGCGTTAAAAACAGCTGCTTCCTGTTGGCCCGTTGCATCATTGAAAGGTTAATTTTTCATTGGATGCTGGCCGATGACCCTTATCACCAAAATGTAGGGTTTATGCAATAGACAGCatgttttgttacttttttcGGAATGTTCCATCTTTTAAGCAGGAAGTTCACtaaacagttttatttgttttgcaacaCCACTTTGGTGACATTTTGTGGGAATGTCATTGGCTCCATTAGGTTGGTAACATATTGTAGAGTTAAAGTATGTATTTGGCCACAAATATAAAGGCCACACACAATCGCCCCTTTCCCTCACCCTACCTGCAATGCACTGCACCTGGAGGTTCATTCAGTCCCGTTTCCACTATAGAAAGTTCTCATTACATTTTGGCAGCCCTTGAATATGATCGTAATTTTAGGCCTGATGTGATCACAGCTGTGTTTGGAACGGGGCAGAGCCGAAGCACCAACTTTGGGCCGAGAACCCCCGAGAGGCTCTGGCTCCTGGGCATGGCTTTGCCTGGAGTTGGGACTGCGGTCCTTCAGTGAGAAACGGGGGCCCCCAAAATGACCTACACAGGGTCTGCACCTAGCCCACGGATGACCACAACTAGACCACTTGCATCGCGCGTACACATTCACACCGCTGATTAGTTTAAAGACCAGTCACTGTCCAGTGTTCTAATTAAATGGTGGAGGTTTTCATCTGTCACCTGAACAAGAAACCCAGGACTTGGGGATCATATTTATTATCTTGATGAACAACTTTTAAGTGCGTGTTGTATATGATCAATGAGTTTAACGTGTATTTCATTACAATTAAAAgggaagcagaagaagaagaagaagaagaagatgcaTGAATAAAATTTAGGCTGGTGCCGTCTTTTTTAGGATGTAGTTTGAActatagaccgtataaaaataggttTGAACACAAACGTTACTATACCACATACAATTGTCTTAATATATACCGCCATCTGTGGTGATAAGAATGAAGTGTCATTGCAATGTGCGTTTCGTTGCGGCTGCGCACTGGGATACAGGTTACAACATAGTGGAGGGTTGGGTGTCTGAACTTCAGTGAACGAGGCTGTGTAGTTGGGTATGCCAGGCTGCCTAATCCCGAAGAAAAAGCTTTTCGGTTCGGGGGAAGCAATCGGACTCCAGGAGTAAGACGGCTTTCTCTTAAAGGGAGGAGGGTGGCATAGTCCGGGCCAGCTGTTGGGACAGTGATCACAGAAGGAGGGGAGAGCTACACACGGAAAAGGCGAGGAGTAGCTACCAGCTGCCGGCATGGCCAGGGACTACGATTACCTCTTCAAGCTTCTTATCATCGGCGACAGTGGTAAGGAAAGACCGAGGATGTGTGACGGGAAACGGGCCTCGCCCGCTTTGTCGTGAATAAAAGGGTCAGTTGGCGCGCTGGAACTGCAATATTTGTGATTTGGATTAATTTCGTTTGCTAGCTGGGGAACCAACACATGATAAATAAGCCAGCGACAAACGAGGAATCTAGGCTGCGTGTACCATCACTAGGGCGTATGGCTTGGGCAGGTCACTACAAACTACTTTAAAGCCAGGCCGTGCGTAGTTTCCCCGCCGGGTATGA is a window from the Anguilla rostrata isolate EN2019 chromosome 14, ASM1855537v3, whole genome shotgun sequence genome containing:
- the LOC135238830 gene encoding uncharacterized protein LOC135238830, with the translated sequence MDSLQLSSQELDPTLLSNKEADPGHLSNQDVDTTLVSKQEADPATLSNPETDPAPLPNQEADPVPLSSQETDPEPLYNQKADPAPVLCLENDPEPQSQHLPNQETDPVLMVTDSLAPSPPVCDSPPSCAPVELDFLHIDEEGGESAPPCRLEASVVFSQVSQSKSPSLPPADGSAKPCAPLLSSQTEFHMTPPNADPTSPTTDPTPPIADTAPPTIHPAPSTIDPAPLKVDPAPPAADPTPPTADSTSPSADPALPKHSTAPTPSNVVVAVAPTAPSLSIPPAPHSLASAPAEMASCSSLISANQSYSELGDPAGHAPSLDMALDDLLVLGSSRPGGGGDWGLDLEEEGGASRDETLTPLTEASWMEDSPTPSSCPGTPESALDLPPHQLTSMDRTSASGHLKAVIRRSKESDYVHPMYREREARRRRKLGPLIFHKSSSQDRLIQELQGRLGIGPVERPRKPPDDWMTEGVIAMSNPQRSREGPGPAPAPAPAPAPARAPAPAPAPPPAPAPAPAPPPAPAPAPAPAPAPAPAPAPAPPPAPAPAPEPAPEPEPAPTPTPEPEPAPAVPTPAPTPDPTPVPPAPAPAPQPLTVDKMVPPDSPGPVKKVLPAPQPSPAPQRPPPVEKPKKPPPVRESPPPWPLPPPSPSSSPLEPPPQPQKPPQQFYKLDYQPPRPQKQPVFRPPPVQPVPRPPQYYTPPPMPHPPQYQMAPPMPHPPQYQMALPMPHPPQYQMAPPMPHPPQYQMAPPMPRPPLYQMVHPPLPKMSVGCQTDYDPLFPPLKARTICPSVCLSVPVFPPCFCLPC
- the LOC135238831 gene encoding paxillin-like isoform X1, producing the protein MDDLDALLADLESTTSHISKRPLFLAEESYSYPTGHAPQEISVPPPVPPPPSAEALNGTVLDPPESQNSSQQKGWSQDSNSPPPNKSEEEHVYSLPVKLKADPAVSGWEMGDNLSELDRLLQELSAVQQAPASFATEVKAAPPVPSSSTTDFIQENGVSAASGCPVPKETASRAGVRSIEDVRPSVESLLNELESSVPNPVPAHAELTGGLEETPSQQQARISASSATRELDELMASLSDFKIMSQGKVSSPPGTSQGNKLDNMLGSLQSDLNRLGVQTVAKGVCGACRKPIVGQVVTAMGRTWHPEHFVCTHCQEEIGSRNFFERDGQPYCEKDYHNLYSPRCHYCNGPILDKVVTALDKTWHPDHFFCAQCGAFFGPEGFHEKDGKAYCRKDYFDMFAPKCGGCVRAILENYISALNSLWHPECFVCRECFTPFVNGSFFEHDGQPYCEVHYHERRGSLCSGCQKPITGRCITAMAKKFHPEHFVCAFCLKQLNKGTFKEQNDKPYCQSCFVKLFS
- the LOC135238831 gene encoding paxillin-like isoform X2; amino-acid sequence: MDDLDALLADLESTTSHISKRPLFLAEESYSYPTGHAPQEISVPPPVPPPPSAEALNGTVLDPPESQNSSQQGWSQDSNSPPPNKSEEEHVYSLPVKLKADPAVSGWEMGDNLSELDRLLQELSAVQQAPASFATEVKAAPPVPSSSTTDFIQENGVSAASGCPVPKETASRAGVRSIEDVRPSVESLLNELESSVPNPVPAHAELTGGLEETPSQQQARISASSATRELDELMASLSDFKIMSQGKVSSPPGTSQGNKLDNMLGSLQSDLNRLGVQTVAKGVCGACRKPIVGQVVTAMGRTWHPEHFVCTHCQEEIGSRNFFERDGQPYCEKDYHNLYSPRCHYCNGPILDKVVTALDKTWHPDHFFCAQCGAFFGPEGFHEKDGKAYCRKDYFDMFAPKCGGCVRAILENYISALNSLWHPECFVCRECFTPFVNGSFFEHDGQPYCEVHYHERRGSLCSGCQKPITGRCITAMAKKFHPEHFVCAFCLKQLNKGTFKEQNDKPYCQSCFVKLFS